The Triticum dicoccoides isolate Atlit2015 ecotype Zavitan chromosome 6A, WEW_v2.0, whole genome shotgun sequence genome has a window encoding:
- the LOC119317955 gene encoding 7-deoxyloganetin glucosyltransferase-like, producing MSSDAHQRRQPHVVLIPQPAQGHVTPMLHLAKALHARGFRVNFVNSEYNRRRLLRSRGPGSLDGADGFRFEAVPDGLPPCYDHGDDVTQDIAALCLSATKHSAAPFRELLVRLNSSTPVSCVIADGVMSFAQRVAEEMGIPALVFWTTSACGFMGYLHFAELVRRGYVPLKDDSDLTNGYLDTVIDWIPGMDGIRLKDMPSFIRTTDPDDVMLNFDGGEAQNARGARGLILNTYDALEQDVVHALRRTFPRLYTVGSLAKAAAGGADLDAIGGNLWKEDASCLRWLDAQKQPGSVVYVNFGSITVVTPAQLAEFAWGLAGCGRPFLWVVRPDLVAGEKAVLPEEFVRETKDRGVLASWCPQERVLSHPSVGLFLTHCGWNSTLESVCAGVPMVCWPFFAEQPTNCRYACARWGIGVEIGGGVAREEVARLVREAMDGERGKAMRASATALKQSAGAATEGGGSSSENMDRLVEFLHAGCDGAT from the exons ATGAGCTCGGACGCGCACCAGCGGCGGCAGCCGCACGTGGTGCTGATCCCGCAGCCGGCGCAGGGCCACGTCACGCCGATGCTGCACCTCGCCAAGGCGCTGCACGCCCGGGGCTTCCGCGTCAATTTCGTCAACTCCGAGTACAACCGCCGCCGCCTGCTCCGGTCCCGCGGCCCCGGCTCTCTGGACGGCGCGGACGGCTTCCGCTTCGAGGCCGTCCCGGACGGCCTGCCGCCGTGCTACGACCACGGCGACGACGTCACGCAGGACATCGCCGCGCTCTGCCTGTCCGCCACAAAGCACAGCGCCGCGCCGTTCAGGGAGCTGCTGGTCAGGCTCAACAGCAGCACGCCGGTGAGTTGCGTCATAGCCGACGGCGTCATGAGCTTCGCGCAGAGGGTGGCCGAGGAGATGGGCATCCCGGCCTTGGTGTTCTGGACTACGAGCGCCTGCGGCTTCATGGGTTACCTCCACTTCGCCGAGCTCGTCAGAAGAGGCTATGTGCCACTCAAAG ACGATAGTGATCTGACTAACGGGTACCTGGACACTGTCATCGACTGGATCCCCGGAATGGATGGCATCCGTCTGAAAGACATGCCCAGCTTCATCAGAACCACCGACCCGGACGACGTGATGCTCAACTTCGACGGCGGCGAGGCGCAGAACGCGCGCGGCGCCCGCGGGCTCATCCTCAACACGTACGACGCGCTGGAGCAGGACGTCGTCCACGCGCTCCGCCGCACGTTCCCGCGCCTCTACACGGTCGGCTCGCTGGCCAAAGCCGCCGCGGGAGGCGCCGATCTGGACGCGATCGGCGGGAACCTCTGGAAGGAAGACGCGAGCTGCCTCCGCTGGCTGGACGCCCAGAAGCAGCCCGGCTCGGTGGTGTACGTCAACTTCGGAAGCATCACGGTGGTGACTCCCGCGCAGCTCGCGGAGTTCGCGTGGGGGCTGGCAGGCTGCGGCCGGCCGTTCCTGTGGGTCGTCCGgccggacctcgtcgccggcgagaaggCCGTGCTGCCGGAGGAGTTCGTCCGGGAGACCAAGGACAGGGGAGTGCTGGCGAGCTGGTGCCCGCAGGAGCGCGTCCTCTCGCACCCGTCGGTGGGGCTGTTCCTGACGCACTGCGGGTGGAACTCGACGCTGGAGAGCGTGTGCGCGGGCGTGCCGATGGTCTGCTGGCCCTTCTTCGCCGAGCAGCCGACCAACTGCCGGTACGCGTGCGCCAGGTGGGGCATCGGGGTGGAGATCGGCGGCGGCGTggcgagggaggaggtggcgcggctggTGCGCGAGGCGATGGACGGCGAGAGGGGCAAGGCGATGAGAGCGAGCGCGACGGCGTTGAAGCAGagcgccggggcggcgacggagggaGGCGGCTCGTCGAGCGAGAACATGGATCGGCTGGTCGAGTTCTTGCATGCCGGGTGTGACGGTGCTACCTGA